From a single Salvia splendens isolate huo1 unplaced genomic scaffold, SspV2 ctg410, whole genome shotgun sequence genomic region:
- the LOC121790095 gene encoding metalloendoproteinase 3-MMP-like, with translation MAFKIFLPISLIFLIFILLAPIGHAKRSTPSDKTSSPFDFIKKLKGCHKGNHTKEIHELKAYLEKFGYLKYEDKTHATNDDFDDTLESAIKTYQKNYHIKPSGIVDDKTISKMTTPRCGVPDIVNGTNYMQPRGKKHTPGFSNIHTVSHYRFFPGNPRWPSSKTHLTFRFSPNFPVSAVAPVARAFHKWDLATHFTFAQVGANQNSDMIIEFHRRNHGDGASFDGPGGVLAHAFAPTNGRFHYDADERWSIGSVAGAFDLETIALHEIGHLLGLGHSSVNAAIMFSGIGAGQIKNLHNDDIQGIRALYGR, from the coding sequence ATGGCTTTTAAGATTTTTCTGCCCATCTCCCTCATCTTCCTAATTTTCATTCTTCTTGCTCCAATTGGCCATGCCAAGAGGAGCACCCCAAGTGACAAAACCTCTTCACCTTTTGATTTCATCAAGAAATTAAAAGGTTGTCACAAGGGAAACCACACAAAAGAAATCCACGAGCTCAAAGCTTATCTCGAGAAATTCGGTTATCTCAAATATGAAGACAAAACCCATGCCACTAATGATGATTTTGATGATACTCTGGAATCAGCTATCAAAACCTACCAGAAAAACTACCACATCAAACCCTCAGGTATCGTAGATGATAAAACGATATCAAAAATGACAACCCCACGATGTGGGGTGCCTGATATCGTCAATGGCACTAACTACATGCAACCTCGTGGCAAGAAACACACGCCGGGCTTTAGCAACATCCACACGGTGTCACACTACAGATTCTTTCCAGGAAACCCTAGATGGCCATCTTCCAAAACCCATCTCACTTTTCGATTCTCCCCCAACTTTCCCGTAAGTGCTGTCGCCCCCGTGGCACGTGCCTTCCACAAATGGGACTTAGCCACTCACTTCACCTTCGCACAAGTGGGAGCCAATCAAAACTCTGATATGATCATAGAGTTCCATCGCCGCAACCACGGAGATGGAGCCTCTTTTGATGGCCCCGGTGGAGTCCTAGCTCATGCATTTGCACCTACCAATGGAAGGTTCCATTATGATGCCGACGAGAGGTGGTCTATTGGGTCAGTGGCGGGTGCTTTCGACCTAGAAACCATTGCGCTTCATGAAATCGGACACCTTCTAGGGCTCGGACATAGCTCGGTTAATGCAGCAATCATGTTTTCGGGGATCGGAGCAGGGCAGATCAAGAATTTGCATAACGATGATATTCAAGGAATAAGGGCGTTGTACGGTCGCTAA